One Serpentinicella alkaliphila DNA segment encodes these proteins:
- the rpsR gene encoding 30S ribosomal protein S18 — MINKKRRRTKKKVCIFCADKINHIDYKDVQKLKKYITERGKIIPRRISGNCAIHQRALTIALKRSRQMALLPYSVD, encoded by the coding sequence GTGATTAATAAAAAAAGACGTAGAACTAAAAAGAAAGTTTGTATTTTTTGCGCAGACAAAATAAATCATATTGATTATAAAGACGTTCAAAAACTAAAAAAATACATTACTGAAAGAGGAAAAATCATTCCTAGAAGAATTTCAGGGAACTGTGCCATCCACCAAAGAGCTTTAACGATTGCGTTAAAAAGATCAAGACAAATGGCATTACTACCATACTCAGTTGACTAA
- a CDS encoding YibE/F family protein codes for MEYIKKGILLIIILCMFPMVTYSNNRISNEYYEKVRSVITRVEEDKEDEVQIQIVEAIILEGQFKSDRLIFKHLLIEGSKSNISLKEDMQVFLNIRVNGDVIESVNFLDVVRDGYLKILFGMFFMLLIIFGGFKGFRSFIALVVTALCLIYLFIPMIMRGYNLIMSAVIVSSIIVVSSFIIISGFTKKSLVAILGTIGGTMTSGVLAIFFGNKIYLTGVSDEIVELLVAYSTVPIDYRGLLYSGIIIGALGAVMDVSMTITSVICEIRRNNPNTRIRSLFFSGLSVGKDIMATMTNTLILAYVGTSLPLLLIFIFSDMAVVDIVNSQYIASEIIRSLCGSVGLVLTIPITSVLAALNILKFK; via the coding sequence ATGGAATATATAAAAAAGGGAATTCTTCTGATTATAATTTTATGCATGTTTCCAATGGTCACCTATAGTAATAATAGAATTTCCAATGAATATTATGAAAAGGTTAGATCTGTTATTACTAGAGTGGAAGAAGATAAAGAGGATGAAGTTCAAATACAAATAGTGGAAGCTATTATATTGGAAGGGCAATTTAAGTCAGATAGACTAATTTTTAAACATCTTTTAATCGAGGGCTCAAAAAGTAACATAAGCCTTAAAGAGGATATGCAGGTATTTTTGAATATTCGTGTCAATGGTGATGTAATTGAGTCTGTAAACTTTTTGGATGTAGTAAGAGATGGATATTTAAAAATTCTATTTGGAATGTTTTTTATGCTATTAATTATATTTGGAGGCTTTAAGGGTTTTCGTTCATTTATTGCTCTTGTAGTTACTGCTCTCTGTCTAATATATTTGTTTATACCAATGATAATGAGAGGGTATAATTTAATAATGTCAGCAGTAATAGTTAGCAGTATTATAGTAGTTTCGAGTTTTATAATAATAAGTGGATTTACTAAGAAGAGTCTGGTTGCAATTCTAGGCACTATTGGGGGGACTATGACCTCGGGAGTTTTAGCGATATTTTTTGGAAATAAAATATATTTAACTGGAGTATCGGATGAAATTGTAGAGCTATTAGTTGCATACTCGACGGTTCCTATTGATTATAGGGGGCTATTATATAGTGGAATAATAATTGGTGCATTGGGAGCTGTAATGGACGTAAGTATGACTATTACATCAGTAATATGTGAGATAAGAAGAAATAACCCTAACACAAGAATACGTTCCCTATTCTTTTCAGGACTGTCTGTAGGGAAGGATATAATGGCAACTATGACTAATACTCTAATACTAGCATATGTAGGGACGTCTTTGCCCCTGTTGTTGATCTTTATATTTAGTGATATGGCAGTTGTTGACATAGTTAATTCTCAGTATATTGCATCGGAAATAATACGTTCGTTGTGTGGAAGTGTTGGGTTAGTCCTTACTATACCGATTACATCCGTATTAGCAGCATTGAATATTCTAAAATTTAAGTAA
- a CDS encoding hydrolase, giving the protein MEKFTLERSDALLLVIDIQERLVAAMKYGDQMIENTKVLVEVAKVMDFPTVVTEQYPKGIGPTVPELASLLDKNMFFEKVTFTGCTEDVVAAIKKLGRKKVIITGTETHVCVLQTTRDLLKLGYEVFIVRDAVCSRSKTNYKAGLELLANMGAVITTTEVVVFDLLKQSATPEFKQISKLIK; this is encoded by the coding sequence ATGGAGAAATTTACTTTGGAAAGATCAGATGCACTTTTACTAGTTATTGATATACAAGAGCGTTTAGTAGCTGCAATGAAATATGGGGATCAGATGATCGAAAATACAAAGGTATTAGTTGAAGTAGCAAAAGTTATGGACTTTCCTACTGTAGTAACAGAGCAGTATCCAAAGGGAATAGGCCCTACTGTTCCTGAATTAGCATCTCTTTTAGATAAAAATATGTTTTTCGAAAAAGTTACATTTACTGGATGTACTGAAGATGTTGTTGCAGCAATTAAAAAGTTAGGAAGAAAAAAAGTAATTATAACAGGTACAGAAACTCATGTTTGTGTATTACAGACTACTAGAGATTTATTAAAACTTGGGTATGAAGTATTTATTGTGAGAGATGCGGTTTGCTCAAGAAGTAAGACAAATTACAAAGCGGGGTTAGAGTTGTTAGCAAATATGGGAGCAGTTATAACAACTACGGAAGTTGTAGTATTTGATCTTCTTAAACAATCAGCTACTCCTGAGTTTAAACAAATTTCAAAATTAATAAAATAA
- a CDS encoding LiaF transmembrane domain-containing protein: MNGRKLFGLILVALGIILMLDKVGMYAVNFAYIISNYWPMAIVLIGIFNLFDNSHSKLGSLITVTIGVLLQLKILGYFNIFNYLYLWPVILILLGIHVIFSKSDGKYKDTRDKIDSVALFSGCNTRNFSQNFKGGSVVAIFGAADIDLRDAQAIAGKEMSLDVFTLFGGVDLIVPKEWNVTVKGLPLFGGWSNKTIVSKNIESPLLKISCFVAFGGMDIKN; the protein is encoded by the coding sequence GTGAATGGTAGAAAATTATTCGGATTAATCCTAGTGGCTTTAGGAATTATACTTATGCTAGATAAGGTTGGAATGTACGCTGTAAACTTTGCTTATATAATATCAAACTACTGGCCGATGGCTATTGTTTTAATTGGAATATTCAATCTATTTGATAATTCTCATTCAAAACTAGGTAGTCTAATTACAGTTACAATTGGAGTTTTACTTCAGTTGAAAATTCTAGGCTATTTCAACATTTTTAACTATTTATACCTATGGCCTGTGATACTTATTTTGTTAGGTATTCACGTTATATTCTCAAAGTCTGATGGAAAATATAAAGATACTAGAGATAAGATTGATTCTGTTGCATTATTTTCTGGATGTAATACACGGAATTTCTCACAAAATTTTAAGGGAGGAAGTGTAGTAGCAATCTTTGGTGCTGCTGACATTGACTTAAGAGATGCTCAGGCCATAGCTGGAAAAGAGATGTCTCTTGATGTTTTTACACTTTTTGGTGGTGTAGATTTAATTGTACCAAAAGAGTGGAATGTTACTGTTAAAGGACTCCCTTTATTTGGGGGTTGGAGTAATAAAACTATAGTCTCTAAGAACATTGAAAGTCCTCTATTGAAAATAAGTTGTTTTGTTGCATTTGGCGGAATGGACATTAAGAATTAG
- a CDS encoding nucleoside hydrolase, giving the protein MKNVIMDVDTGVDDALGIIMAIKSRKINVLGITTVAGNVGAKQAAINTKKVLYFLNEMNIPVLSGSETSCRGEYITGSNMHGIDGLFGALRDVEIETNEIHEGRAVEYLIETIMENKDKGTTLILTAPLTNLALALKRAPYIKGFIEEAIIMGGAVECPGNITPYAEFNIYKDPEAADLVMNSGIRITMVTLDVTNKVILNRNHINKIINTNLKELVSSITEPWINRYKNKYGIEGCLVHDPLTVAYAIDRTIIKTRRTNIDIVKGDAIQRGKLERKDDGPSCINVSIEVDDVKFEKVFLECLNI; this is encoded by the coding sequence ATGAAAAATGTAATAATGGATGTTGACACTGGTGTTGATGATGCCTTGGGGATAATTATGGCTATAAAAAGCAGGAAAATAAATGTGTTAGGTATAACCACTGTAGCGGGAAATGTAGGAGCTAAGCAGGCTGCAATAAACACCAAGAAGGTATTATATTTTTTAAATGAGATGAACATTCCGGTATTAAGTGGATCCGAGACTTCATGTAGAGGTGAATATATAACAGGCTCGAATATGCATGGTATAGACGGATTATTTGGTGCTTTAAGGGATGTAGAAATTGAAACGAACGAAATACACGAGGGTCGAGCGGTAGAATATCTAATAGAAACTATAATGGAGAATAAGGATAAGGGGACAACTCTAATTTTAACTGCACCTTTAACGAATTTGGCCTTAGCTTTAAAGAGAGCTCCTTATATAAAAGGATTTATTGAAGAGGCGATTATAATGGGTGGTGCTGTTGAATGCCCAGGAAATATTACTCCTTATGCGGAATTTAATATATACAAAGACCCTGAAGCTGCGGATCTAGTAATGAATTCTGGTATTCGGATTACGATGGTAACCTTAGATGTAACAAATAAGGTTATATTAAATAGAAATCATATTAATAAAATAATTAATACAAATCTTAAGGAACTAGTTTCTAGCATTACAGAACCCTGGATAAATCGATACAAAAACAAATATGGTATAGAAGGTTGTTTGGTGCATGATCCTCTAACTGTGGCCTATGCAATTGATAGAACTATTATTAAAACGAGAAGAACTAATATAGATATTGTTAAAGGGGATGCTATCCAAAGAGGGAAGCTTGAAAGAAAAGATGATGGTCCGTCGTGTATAAATGTTTCTATAGAGGTAGATGATGTTAAATTTGAAAAAGTTTTTTTAGAATGTTTAAATATATAA
- a CDS encoding 50S ribosomal protein L25: MQNIIESALRSEVGTNASHRTREAGYIPAVIYSRNINPLPVQVERKYLEGILRTQGSNTLVSIDIGNNSYTTYIKEIQRHPVTKEIIHMDFQQVEQNEDIYITIPVVLRGRSQVEKSGVVVQQQLKEIEVKCTTSNIPKKLEFDISKFGIGESLRVADLEISEEISIVNDPQSIIASVATLKQEIESSEV, translated from the coding sequence ATGCAAAATATAATTGAGAGTGCATTAAGAAGTGAAGTTGGTACAAACGCTAGTCATAGGACGAGAGAGGCTGGATATATTCCTGCGGTAATCTATAGTAGAAATATAAATCCATTACCAGTTCAAGTAGAGAGAAAATACTTAGAAGGAATATTGAGAACTCAAGGATCTAATACTTTAGTTTCTATAGACATTGGTAACAATAGTTACACTACGTATATTAAAGAAATACAAAGACATCCTGTAACAAAAGAAATTATACATATGGATTTTCAACAGGTAGAGCAAAATGAAGACATTTACATAACTATACCAGTTGTTCTAAGGGGCAGAAGTCAGGTTGAAAAAAGTGGAGTTGTTGTGCAACAACAATTAAAAGAGATTGAAGTTAAATGTACAACTTCAAATATACCAAAGAAATTAGAGTTTGATATAAGTAAATTTGGAATTGGGGAAAGTTTAAGGGTAGCAGATCTAGAAATAAGTGAAGAAATAAGTATTGTTAATGACCCCCAATCTATTATTGCCTCGGTTGCGACATTAAAGCAAGAAATTGAAAGTAGTGAAGTGTAG